In Alkalihalobacillus sp. AL-G, the genomic stretch CGTAAAGTCGGAGACCAAGTGTCAATGTGTTTGCAAATTCCTCGATGATCTTCAGCGGGAACATAAACTTCATCGGTTTGAAAAACTCTGCTCCGTATGCTTTTGTACCCTTGAGCTTGATCGCATAAAAGTGTGTTAATACGAGAATCATTACTGCAAGTGTCAATGTGATGGTTGGATCAGCTGTCGGTGATTTCCACCAGATGTTATGATCGATAACAATCGCAAACGGAAGTCCGAGCATGTTTGAAACAAAAATATACATGATCAGTGTCAGTCCAAGCGTCAGGAAACGCCCTCCTGTTTTCCAGTCCATCGTGCTGTTTATGATACCTTTGACAAAGTCGACGACCCACTCCATGAAGTTCTGTACACCTGAAGGATGCATTTGTAAACTGCGTGAGCCTGCTATTCCGATAATGAATACAATCAGTGAAGCGATCGTAATCATCAAAATGTTAGAAGCGTTGAAGGATAACCCCAAAAAGTCAAAAGTATATGCTCCATGTTCCAAATCTTTCACCTCTCTTCCCCGTAGTTCATTTAGAAGCAAAATAAAAATCTATCAACATGATAAAGTACATCATGAGTAAACCAACAACGACTGCGATCAAGTTGAACATTTCTGGATAGCGTAATGCTACCAGTACGGCAAGACCTGCTGCCATCAGCCTTGACAGAGAACCGAGGGTTTTAACCTTTTTTCCTTCAACCACGGCTTTTCCCAGCCGATCCACTTTACGGTGCATCGACCATACGTTAAGCAGGCTTACGGCTAGTCCGAGAAGCAATCCTAGGAACACCTCCTGGTAACTCGTGAATCCCCAACCGAGGACACATAGCGATAGGAGGTATAGGCCGTATTTTATGTACCGGCGAAACGCGTTTTTATATAATCCGAGGTGTTCGGTCATTTTTCCTCTTCCCCAAAATAGCGTTGAATTAACTTGATCATCCCATACACACCCGCAGCAAGGCCGATAAACAATCCGATAATGAGAAAGAGCGGGGCTGTCCCCATCGAACGATCCATCCACATTCCACCAAAAATCCCTACTAGTATCGACCCAACAAGCTGTGAGAGAATACCGGACATCAAAGCCATCGAATGGAAAGGGGAACGTTTATCAGGGCGCATATACTTGCACTCCTTTTCAAATGATCTTGTAAAGCTAGACACAAGCGACAGCATAGCTTCCAGATCCATTTAGAGAGGGTTGTTCAAAACCGACTTGAACTCGCTATTGACTGATTCATCCTTTATTACAAACGGATTATTCCTACGTAAAGACGAAATTTCCGTACATAATTGCGGTTGAAAAAAGCGGGGGCATCAAATTTGCTAAATTGTTTATTTCATGGGTATGAAAACCTTATCATACATCCTTTGTAAGAATACTATAGCGAATAATCCATGTCAATTACGTTGAAAGCAAAATCTCTGGTAAGATTTGAAAACTTTTTGAACTTTTTCAAACACGTTACTTTTTGCTTATTTTGTACCGTATAAACGATCCCCAGCATCCCCTAAGCCTGGAACGATATATCCTTTATCATTAAGCATTTCATC encodes the following:
- the atpB gene encoding F0F1 ATP synthase subunit A, which translates into the protein MEHGAYTFDFLGLSFNASNILMITIASLIVFIIGIAGSRSLQMHPSGVQNFMEWVVDFVKGIINSTMDWKTGGRFLTLGLTLIMYIFVSNMLGLPFAIVIDHNIWWKSPTADPTITLTLAVMILVLTHFYAIKLKGTKAYGAEFFKPMKFMFPLKIIEEFANTLTLGLRLYGNIYAGEVLLALLAGAGTAGIFAGVLSFIPMMVWQGFSIFVGTIQAFIFTMLTMVYMAHKVGDEH
- a CDS encoding ATP synthase subunit I; this encodes MTEHLGLYKNAFRRYIKYGLYLLSLCVLGWGFTSYQEVFLGLLLGLAVSLLNVWSMHRKVDRLGKAVVEGKKVKTLGSLSRLMAAGLAVLVALRYPEMFNLIAVVVGLLMMYFIMLIDFYFASK
- a CDS encoding AtpZ/AtpI family protein, which encodes MRPDKRSPFHSMALMSGILSQLVGSILVGIFGGMWMDRSMGTAPLFLIIGLFIGLAAGVYGMIKLIQRYFGEEEK